One part of the Conexibacter woesei Iso977N genome encodes these proteins:
- the nagA gene encoding N-acetylglucosamine-6-phosphate deacetylase, translating into MRLGVRAALVDGELVPGDVVVQDGRVLEVGAGGGPSTGGVAVPGFLDLHINGLVGVDFLSTDLDGYRAAGVALAGHGVVGYLPTFITSPVGDYEPALAVAAEAAQQLVGIGARVHGVHLEGPYLSPHWPGAHDPDYLRAPDVAEALALCVPGLVRMMTLAPELDGALDLVAALVEHGVVVSCGHTDADAATANAAFDRGARAITHLYNAHRRWKPRDPGVGGAALVRPGVTVQAIVDHVHLAPEAAYAAFLAARDRFSLVTDAMEAAGQGDGTYRLGRREVAVHGASAELSDGTLAGSVLTMDAAVRNLHGCGATFAEAIWAATGAPARLLGDPELGILRPGARANITVLDDDDLTVLRTLVEGAEQFVAIA; encoded by the coding sequence GGCGACGTCGTGGTGCAGGACGGCCGGGTGCTGGAGGTCGGCGCCGGCGGTGGGCCGTCCACGGGTGGCGTCGCCGTCCCGGGGTTCCTGGACCTGCACATCAACGGCCTGGTCGGTGTCGACTTCCTGTCGACCGACCTCGACGGCTACCGCGCGGCGGGCGTCGCGCTGGCGGGCCACGGGGTGGTCGGCTACCTGCCGACGTTCATCACCTCGCCGGTGGGCGACTACGAGCCCGCGCTGGCGGTCGCCGCCGAGGCGGCGCAGCAGCTCGTCGGCATCGGCGCGCGGGTTCATGGGGTCCATCTCGAAGGGCCGTACCTGTCGCCGCACTGGCCGGGCGCCCACGACCCGGACTACCTGCGCGCGCCCGACGTCGCCGAGGCGCTGGCGCTCTGTGTCCCCGGGCTCGTGCGGATGATGACGCTGGCGCCCGAGCTGGACGGCGCGCTGGACCTGGTCGCCGCGCTGGTCGAGCACGGCGTCGTCGTGAGCTGCGGCCACACCGACGCCGACGCGGCGACCGCCAACGCCGCGTTCGACCGCGGCGCCCGCGCGATCACCCACCTCTACAACGCCCACCGCCGCTGGAAGCCGCGCGACCCGGGCGTCGGCGGCGCCGCGCTGGTCCGGCCGGGCGTGACGGTCCAGGCGATCGTCGATCATGTACATCTTGCTCCGGAGGCCGCGTACGCGGCGTTCCTGGCCGCGAGGGACCGCTTCTCGCTGGTGACCGACGCGATGGAGGCCGCGGGCCAGGGCGACGGGACCTACCGGCTGGGCCGCCGCGAGGTCGCCGTCCACGGCGCGTCGGCGGAGCTGTCCGACGGCACGCTCGCGGGCTCGGTCCTGACGATGGACGCCGCGGTCCGCAACCTCCACGGCTGCGGCGCGACGTTCGCCGAGGCGATCTGGGCCGCCACCGGCGCCCCCGCCCGCCTGCTCGGCGACCCGGAGCTCGGCATCCTGCGCCCGGGCGCCCGCGCCAACATCACCGTGCTCGACGACGACGACCTCACCGTGCTCCGCACCCTCGTCGAGGGCGCCGAGCAGTTCGTCGCGATCGCCTAG
- a CDS encoding cation:proton antiporter, protein MNGLQLVLVIVGAIAVNAFADRKGAQPALVITVVALAASFIPGVPRLELDTDVILGVVLPPLLYSAAVGFSVSSFFRKLGPILVLGVGLVVVTALAVGLAGKLLVPGLTGGAALILGAVVAPPDAVSAVAIGRRLGLRRRVLSVLTGESLVNDAAALTIFSIAVASVSGTHTFIDNPVLLFLYSSVVGTVAGVALALLVLTVRRVLDNAGLETVLGLVTPFAAYMLGEALEASGVLAVVSAGFVIGTLSVRFDYETRLQEREVWGAIDVLLEAFVFAYMGLQLRFVIEDLQDAHASLTTVLWSGLLILAVVIVVRPLWMFLTLGSGLVLEDSPEDPGVIRMQQRFNENNARRVQRLQRAQRRGRRAHRPPRPPRPPEPLTLREGVVVAWTGMRGVVTLAAAAGIPATLHNGEPFPGRPEIQAIAFMVAVGTLLLQGATLPWLISRLGVEDPGEAQLMREQRRAVEVVAGEAASEVYRRFVADPPAGIDPEWVERASQRLERQREAQSQALDALDDRGVTAAAIEQLTREVIAAQRNAIVDGMIHDRLDDDAARDLLEQIDLQEAAMVSRFRGRLL, encoded by the coding sequence GTGAACGGCCTGCAGCTCGTTCTCGTCATCGTCGGCGCGATCGCGGTCAACGCGTTCGCGGACCGCAAGGGCGCCCAGCCGGCGCTGGTGATCACGGTCGTCGCGCTGGCGGCGTCGTTCATCCCGGGCGTGCCGCGGCTGGAGCTCGACACCGACGTCATCCTCGGCGTCGTCCTGCCGCCGCTGCTGTACTCGGCCGCGGTCGGGTTCAGCGTCTCGTCGTTCTTCCGCAAGCTCGGGCCGATCCTCGTTCTGGGCGTGGGGCTCGTCGTCGTGACCGCGCTCGCCGTCGGGCTCGCCGGGAAGCTGCTGGTCCCGGGCCTGACCGGCGGCGCCGCGCTGATCCTCGGCGCGGTCGTCGCGCCACCCGACGCGGTCAGCGCGGTCGCGATCGGGCGCCGGCTCGGGCTGCGCCGGCGGGTGCTGAGCGTCCTCACCGGCGAGTCGCTGGTCAACGACGCCGCGGCGCTGACGATCTTCTCGATCGCGGTCGCCAGCGTCTCCGGCACCCACACGTTCATCGACAACCCCGTGTTGCTGTTCTTGTACTCCTCGGTCGTCGGGACCGTCGCGGGCGTCGCGCTGGCGCTGCTCGTCCTGACCGTCCGGCGCGTGCTCGACAACGCGGGGCTGGAGACCGTGCTCGGCCTCGTCACGCCGTTCGCGGCCTACATGCTGGGCGAGGCGCTGGAGGCGTCGGGCGTCCTGGCGGTCGTCAGCGCGGGGTTCGTGATCGGCACGCTGTCGGTGCGCTTCGACTACGAGACGCGGCTGCAGGAGCGCGAGGTCTGGGGCGCCATCGACGTGTTGTTGGAGGCCTTCGTGTTCGCCTACATGGGCCTGCAGCTGCGGTTCGTGATCGAAGACCTGCAGGATGCCCACGCGTCGCTGACCACCGTGTTGTGGAGCGGCCTGCTGATCCTCGCGGTCGTGATCGTCGTCCGGCCGTTGTGGATGTTCTTGACGCTCGGCAGCGGCCTGGTCCTGGAGGACTCGCCCGAGGACCCGGGCGTGATCCGCATGCAGCAGCGGTTCAACGAGAACAACGCGCGGCGCGTGCAGCGCCTGCAACGCGCGCAGCGGCGCGGACGCCGCGCGCACCGGCCGCCCAGGCCGCCGCGACCACCCGAGCCGCTGACGCTGCGCGAGGGCGTCGTCGTCGCCTGGACCGGGATGCGCGGCGTCGTGACGCTCGCGGCCGCCGCGGGCATCCCGGCGACGCTCCACAACGGCGAGCCGTTCCCAGGGCGGCCGGAGATCCAGGCGATCGCGTTCATGGTCGCCGTCGGGACGCTGCTGCTGCAGGGCGCGACGCTGCCGTGGCTGATCAGCCGGCTCGGCGTCGAGGACCCGGGCGAGGCGCAGCTGATGAGGGAGCAGCGCCGCGCGGTCGAGGTGGTCGCCGGCGAGGCGGCGTCGGAGGTCTACAGGCGCTTCGTCGCCGACCCGCCCGCGGGCATCGATCCGGAGTGGGTCGAGCGCGCCTCCCAGCGCCTGGAGCGCCAGCGCGAAGCGCAGTCCCAGGCCCTCGACGCGCTCGACGACCGCGGCGTGACCGCCGCCGCGATCGAGCAGCTCACCCGCGAGGTGATCGCCGCCCAGCGCAACGCGATCGTCGACGGCATGATCCACGACCGCCTCGACGACGACGCGGCCCGCGACCTCCTGGAGCAGATCGACCTCCAGGAGGCGGCGATGGTCTCCCGCTTCCGCGGGCGACTCCTATAA
- a CDS encoding SIS domain-containing protein, with amino-acid sequence MTDSPGALMTAEMAEQPRVLLALAGRRDELIAHVREALPGAPVGIVLVARGSSDNAAVFGRYVLELATRRPVALAAPSLVTRYGVRDRLDGWLAVGVSQSGKTPEIVSVLESFGAAGATTVAITNDRDSPLAGAADATIDTAAGSERAVPATKTVTAQFAAFALLAEALVHDDETVLPWALDAWRVLPRAVMEILDDDAPARVAAEVVGDAQGLVAIARGLMLGAALEAALKLKEMTGILAEGASAADFLHGPIAVVRRELPVLTLSAGGPAAADVAEFADAARARGGRVLAIGTGPDADLRIPASVPDGLAGITAIVRAQQLAREVSLLRGIDPDSPFGLSKVTETH; translated from the coding sequence GTGACCGACTCACCCGGAGCCCTGATGACCGCCGAGATGGCCGAGCAGCCGCGGGTGCTCCTCGCGCTCGCCGGCCGTCGCGACGAGCTGATCGCGCACGTGCGCGAGGCGCTGCCGGGCGCGCCGGTCGGGATCGTCCTGGTCGCGCGCGGGTCGTCCGACAACGCGGCGGTCTTCGGCCGCTACGTGCTGGAGCTGGCGACGAGGCGCCCGGTCGCGCTGGCCGCGCCGTCGCTGGTGACGCGCTACGGCGTCAGGGACCGGCTCGACGGCTGGCTGGCCGTCGGCGTCTCGCAGTCCGGCAAGACGCCGGAGATCGTCAGCGTCCTGGAGTCGTTCGGCGCCGCGGGCGCGACGACCGTCGCGATCACCAACGACCGCGACAGCCCGCTGGCCGGCGCTGCCGACGCGACGATCGACACCGCCGCCGGGAGCGAGCGCGCGGTGCCCGCGACCAAGACCGTGACCGCGCAGTTCGCGGCGTTCGCGCTGCTGGCCGAGGCGCTCGTCCACGACGACGAGACCGTGCTGCCGTGGGCGCTGGACGCGTGGAGGGTCCTCCCCCGCGCGGTGATGGAGATCCTCGACGACGACGCGCCCGCCCGGGTCGCCGCCGAAGTTGTAGGGGATGCTCAGGGTCTCGTGGCGATCGCGCGCGGGCTGATGCTCGGCGCCGCGCTGGAGGCCGCGCTGAAGTTGAAGGAGATGACCGGGATCCTCGCGGAGGGCGCTTCGGCCGCCGACTTCCTGCACGGCCCGATCGCCGTCGTGCGCCGCGAGCTGCCGGTCCTGACGCTGAGCGCCGGCGGCCCCGCCGCGGCCGACGTCGCCGAGTTCGCCGACGCCGCGCGCGCCCGCGGCGGCCGCGTCCTGGCGATCGGCACCGGTCCGGACGCCGACCTCCGGATCCCCGCCTCCGTCCCCGACGGCCTCGCCGGGATCACCGCGATCGTCCGCGCCCAGCAGCTCGCCCGCGAGGTCTCGCTGCTGCGCGGCATCGACCCCGACAGCCCGTTCGGGCTGTCGAAGGTCACCGAGACGCACTAG
- a CDS encoding GntR family transcriptional regulator: MSPRDGQQQAQETPRRRAAAGAELPRKLSRRSPKGEQLRTILEDLIDALKPGDPLPSERELAERYDVARMTVRAEITRLAGEGLVERVQGRGTFVAEARVAQAAALSSFTEDMRARGLKPGSQVLGQGTVAADDLVARRLGLEPGAQVVRVRRVRTADGEPMALEEAFLPADRFGALAEEEPLEGSLFTTLEERFGARFPVADQQVVAVEIVGEDANLLRVAPGRAGLKFHTILIDADERPVAYAWSLFRGDRYEIRLRQERRP, from the coding sequence GTGAGCCCGCGGGACGGGCAGCAGCAGGCCCAGGAGACTCCGCGCCGGCGCGCCGCCGCCGGCGCGGAGCTCCCCCGCAAGCTGTCCCGTCGCTCGCCGAAGGGCGAGCAGCTCCGGACCATCCTGGAGGACTTGATCGACGCGCTGAAGCCCGGCGATCCCCTCCCCTCCGAGCGCGAGCTGGCTGAGCGCTACGACGTCGCGCGGATGACCGTGCGCGCCGAGATCACGCGCCTGGCCGGCGAGGGCCTGGTCGAGCGCGTCCAGGGCCGCGGCACGTTCGTCGCCGAGGCGCGCGTCGCGCAGGCCGCGGCGCTGTCGTCGTTCACCGAGGACATGCGGGCGCGCGGGCTCAAGCCCGGCTCGCAGGTGCTCGGCCAGGGCACCGTCGCCGCCGACGACCTCGTCGCCCGGCGGCTCGGCCTGGAGCCGGGCGCGCAGGTCGTGCGCGTGCGCCGCGTCCGGACCGCCGACGGCGAGCCGATGGCGCTGGAGGAGGCGTTCCTGCCCGCCGACCGCTTCGGCGCGCTCGCCGAGGAAGAGCCGCTGGAAGGCTCGTTGTTCACCACCTTGGAAGAGCGCTTCGGCGCGAGGTTCCCGGTCGCCGACCAGCAAGTTGTCGCGGTCGAGATCGTCGGCGAGGACGCCAACCTGCTGCGCGTCGCCCCCGGCCGCGCCGGCCTGAAGTTCCACACCATCTTGATCGACGCCGACGAGCGGCCGGTCGCCTACGCGTGGTCGCTGTTCCGCGGCGACCGCTACGAGATCCGACTGCGCCAGGAGCGCCGCCCGTGA
- a CDS encoding substrate-binding domain-containing protein — MFPKFNPRATAGVLLVTAFAAVGAGCGSSDDNSNTSSNGSSTAASGSASSGKGGKIAFLLPENQTARYENQDKPFFINKVKELCPSCEVVYENATQDAAKQQQQAEAALTQGAKVLVIDAVDVASAAGIVNQAKQQRVPVVSYGRLVAKAPLDYYVSIDPYKVGQQQAQVQLAALKAAGKANPRIVMINGSPTDSNSAPYKKGALSVYNRAGAKIVKSYDTPDWAADKAQQEMDQTITSLGKTGFDGIYVANDGMAAGVYSALRSAGLSSSRFFMTGQDAQVDGIQRILAGTQLMTVYQPLKKIAGTSAEIAVDLVQGKPVPASLTPEKTDNGAGQVPSALVPTLSITKDNIKSTVIADGFLKPADICTGSYAKACQAAGIS; from the coding sequence ATGTTCCCGAAGTTCAACCCACGGGCCACCGCCGGTGTCCTGCTGGTGACCGCGTTCGCCGCGGTCGGCGCCGGTTGCGGGTCCAGTGACGACAACAGCAACACGTCGTCCAACGGCAGCAGCACGGCCGCGTCCGGTTCAGCGAGCAGCGGCAAGGGCGGCAAGATCGCCTTCCTGCTGCCCGAGAACCAGACCGCTCGCTACGAGAACCAGGACAAGCCGTTCTTCATCAACAAGGTGAAGGAGCTGTGCCCGTCCTGCGAGGTCGTCTACGAGAACGCGACCCAGGACGCCGCCAAGCAGCAGCAGCAGGCCGAAGCCGCGCTCACCCAGGGCGCCAAGGTCCTCGTCATCGACGCCGTGGACGTCGCCTCCGCGGCCGGGATCGTCAACCAGGCCAAGCAGCAGAGGGTCCCCGTCGTCAGCTACGGTCGTCTCGTCGCCAAGGCGCCGCTGGACTACTACGTGTCGATCGACCCCTACAAGGTGGGCCAGCAGCAGGCCCAGGTGCAGCTCGCCGCGTTGAAGGCCGCCGGCAAGGCGAACCCGCGCATCGTGATGATCAACGGCTCCCCCACCGACTCGAACTCCGCCCCCTACAAGAAGGGCGCGTTGTCGGTGTACAACAGGGCCGGCGCCAAGATCGTCAAGTCCTACGACACGCCCGACTGGGCCGCCGACAAGGCCCAGCAGGAGATGGACCAGACCATCACCTCGCTTGGCAAGACCGGCTTCGACGGCATCTACGTCGCCAACGACGGCATGGCCGCCGGCGTCTACTCCGCCCTGAGGTCCGCGGGCCTGAGCTCGAGCAGGTTCTTCATGACGGGCCAGGACGCGCAGGTCGACGGCATCCAGCGCATCCTCGCCGGCACGCAGCTGATGACCGTCTACCAGCCGCTGAAGAAGATCGCCGGCACCTCCGCCGAGATCGCCGTCGACCTCGTCCAGGGCAAGCCGGTCCCGGCGTCGCTGACCCCGGAGAAGACCGACAACGGCGCGGGCCAGGTCCCGTCGGCGCTGGTCCCGACGCTGTCGATCACCAAGGACAACATCAAGTCCACCGTGATCGCCGACGGCTTCCTCAAGCCCGCCGACATCTGCACGGGCTCGTACGCGAAGGCGTGCCAGGCGGCCGGCATCTCGTGA
- a CDS encoding aldehyde dehydrogenase family protein: protein MAATEQPVQETASGKQEFAVENPATGEVIAHCPDLGAADIAAMARRGREVQPAWDALGFEGRGRILRRMQKWVIDHQDEIIAVIRSETGKTYEDALIAEISYGAAAFGFWAVNAPKYLADEKVKSSAVLVKGKKLMLRHKPLGLIGVIGPWNYPLTNSFGDCIPALAAGNSVILKPSEITPLTSLKLAEGLRECGIPEGVFQVATGLGATGAALVDQVDMIMFTGSTATGKKVMQKAAETLTPVSLELGGKDPMIVLADADVDRAANTALYYGMFNGGQTCISVERVYVEAPVYDEFVAKVTDRARALRQGDGPSGSVDVGSMTFPPQVDIVERHVEDAKAKGAKVLVGGARGEHDGGYWYEPTVLVDVDHTMSAMMEETFGPTLPIMKVRDEEEAIKMANDSPYGLGASVFGRDTRHAEAVARRVEAGAVCVNDALINYSALELPMGGVKASGIGSRHGAGGIRKFTQQQALLVTRFATKKDPHMYPYSAKMTARLGKFFGFLYGRGKRD, encoded by the coding sequence ATGGCAGCCACGGAACAGCCGGTGCAGGAGACCGCTTCCGGCAAGCAGGAGTTCGCGGTCGAGAACCCGGCCACGGGCGAGGTCATCGCCCACTGCCCGGACCTGGGCGCGGCCGACATCGCCGCCATGGCCAGGCGCGGCCGCGAGGTGCAGCCCGCGTGGGACGCGCTCGGCTTCGAGGGCCGCGGCCGCATCCTGCGCCGCATGCAGAAGTGGGTGATCGACCACCAGGACGAGATCATCGCGGTCATCCGGTCGGAGACCGGCAAGACCTACGAGGACGCGCTCATCGCGGAGATCTCCTACGGCGCCGCCGCCTTCGGGTTCTGGGCCGTCAACGCGCCCAAGTACCTGGCCGACGAGAAGGTCAAGTCCTCGGCCGTCCTGGTCAAGGGCAAGAAGCTGATGCTGCGCCACAAGCCGCTGGGCCTGATCGGCGTCATCGGCCCGTGGAACTACCCGCTGACGAACTCGTTCGGCGACTGCATCCCGGCGCTGGCCGCCGGCAACAGCGTGATCCTCAAGCCGTCGGAGATCACGCCGCTGACGTCGCTGAAGCTCGCCGAGGGCCTGCGCGAGTGCGGGATCCCGGAGGGCGTCTTCCAGGTCGCCACCGGCCTCGGCGCCACGGGCGCCGCGCTGGTCGACCAGGTCGACATGATCATGTTCACCGGCTCCACCGCGACCGGCAAGAAGGTCATGCAGAAGGCGGCCGAGACGCTGACGCCGGTCTCGCTCGAGCTCGGCGGCAAGGACCCCATGATCGTCCTGGCCGACGCCGACGTCGACCGCGCCGCGAACACCGCGCTGTACTACGGGATGTTCAACGGTGGGCAGACCTGCATCTCGGTCGAGCGCGTCTACGTCGAAGCGCCGGTCTACGACGAGTTCGTCGCCAAGGTCACCGACAGGGCGCGCGCGCTGCGCCAGGGCGACGGGCCGTCGGGCTCGGTCGACGTCGGGTCGATGACGTTCCCGCCGCAGGTCGACATCGTCGAGCGCCACGTCGAGGACGCCAAGGCCAAGGGCGCCAAGGTCCTGGTCGGCGGCGCTCGCGGCGAGCACGACGGCGGCTACTGGTACGAGCCGACGGTCCTCGTGGACGTCGACCACACCATGTCGGCGATGATGGAGGAGACGTTCGGGCCGACGCTCCCGATCATGAAGGTCCGCGACGAGGAGGAGGCCATCAAGATGGCCAACGACTCGCCCTACGGCCTCGGCGCCTCCGTGTTCGGCAGGGACACCAGGCACGCCGAGGCGGTCGCCCGCCGCGTCGAGGCCGGCGCGGTCTGCGTCAACGACGCGCTGATCAACTACTCGGCGCTGGAGCTGCCGATGGGCGGCGTCAAGGCCTCCGGGATCGGCTCGCGCCACGGCGCCGGCGGCATCCGCAAGTTCACGCAGCAGCAGGCCCTCCTGGTGACGCGCTTCGCCACCAAGAAGGACCCGCACATGTACCCCTACAGCGCGAAGATGACAGCCCGCCTGGGCAAGTTCTTCGGCTTCCTGTACGGGCGCGGCAAGCGCGACTAG